The Hornefia porci genome contains the following window.
CAGGGTATTCCGGGAGCTTAGATGCAGTATCATTCATGAGCGTGCGAAGTTTCTCGACGGTTGCAGAGGCGTTGTTGAGCTGTTCAATCGCCTGCCTGATGATAAGTTTTGTTATTTCATCCTTTGGAAGTACAGGAAAAAGCTCCTTTGCTTTTCCGTAGATTTCTTCAGTTTTTGCCTGACTGAAGTTATACTTCTTTCTTTTGCACCACTTCTGATAGTGGTCAATAAAGGCATTAAGAGACATCTTGCGAACACAGTCAGCATGCCAGTAAGTGGATGCAAAATCAACCCATTTCTGGCTGCCGTCACTACGCGCGGGGCTGTCAAAGTAAGTGTTAACGCCAGGATAGGTTTGATCAAGGATGCCGATGAGATTATTCTTCATAGCCGTCCTGTGCTTCATGTAGAAGCCAAACTGACGGTTCATGATTTTAAGCTGATTGCGTAATTCATCCATAACACTATACTGTTTCAGATTTTGCCACTTGTCAAGCGCATAGCGTGCAATCTTAACGGCATCCGCCTTATCGGATTTTACTTTACGCAGGGAGTCGTTATCAAAATCCTTGATCAGTTTGGGATTGACGGCGCTGACGAAGAGGTTGGCCTTGGAGAGCTGATGTGCAAGGACTTCGTAATAACGTCCTGTATGCTCCATTACAATCCGAGATTCACCTTCAATAGAATTGATCAGATCAATAAGTGAGTTGATATCACTGGTTGTGTGTTTGATTTCAAAAGGTGTAGAGACAATTTCACCAAATGGTCTCATGATTGCAACCATGCTTTTACCTTTAGAAACATCGATACCTACTGCGTTCATAATTTTGTCACTCCTTAAGATTATTGCAATGGATAAGTACCAGTTTTACTCATTGCCTATTCAATCTACTGTGGTGTGACACGAATTCACCTATGGCGATTCAACCTGCATAAAACGAACGCTGCGAATGAGGAACTGGTTATCAGTCTGTTTAACGGACGCGAAGTCCAAGAGAGGTAGACGATATACCGATTGCTCCATCATTATACAGCTTAAGCAACAAGATGGATAATTCCTTACTGGCTGTAAGGACTATTAACCATAAATATATTGTAGTAGAGTGAAGGAATATGCGGAGAAAGGATACCGCTATGCGGTTAGTCTTGATCTCAGCAAATACTTTGATACGCTGAATCATGAGCGGCTTCTGAATCTGCTGAGAAAGGATATCGATGATGAGAGAGTCATTCAGATCATCAAAAGGTACCTGAAGAGCGGAGTGATGGTGAACGGTGTGGTTATGGAAACAGAGGAAGGTTCGCCCCAGGGCGGAAACCTTTCTCCGCTTCTGGCCAACATTTATCTGGATGAGTTTGACAAAGAGTTCGAGAAGCGCGGGGTACCATGTGTACGCTACGCAGATGACATTGTATTGCTGTCGAGAAGCGAAAGAGCCGCAAAGCGGCTGCTGGAAACGAGCACTTCATATCTGGAAGGGAAGCTGAAGCTGACCGTGAACAAAGAGAAGAGCAAAGTTACCAGTGTTTTCGCTATCCGAAATTTTAAGTACCTCGGCTTCGCACGGGGAAGGAACGGAAGCGGAATATACGTTCGCGTTCATGCGAAGTCGTGGAGAAAGATGAAGGCTAAACTGAAAGATCTCTCTTCCCGGAGATGGGTTCAGAGCGTCATTCCGGCATTGCACAGAATCAAGGTGTACATGCGCGGATGGCTAAATTATTACGGCATAGCCGCAATGAAGAACAGCATCGGAAAACTCAA
Protein-coding sequences here:
- a CDS encoding IS110 family transposase codes for the protein MNAVGIDVSKGKSMVAIMRPFGEIVSTPFEIKHTTSDINSLIDLINSIEGESRIVMEHTGRYYEVLAHQLSKANLFVSAVNPKLIKDFDNDSLRKVKSDKADAVKIARYALDKWQNLKQYSVMDELRNQLKIMNRQFGFYMKHRTAMKNNLIGILDQTYPGVNTYFDSPARSDGSQKWVDFASTYWHADCVRKMSLNAFIDHYQKWCKRKKYNFSQAKTEEIYGKAKELFPVLPKDEITKLIIRQAIEQLNNASATVEKLRTLMNDTASKLPEYPVVMDMKGVGPALGPQLMAEIGDVTRFTHKGAITAFAGVDPGVNESGSYAQKSVPASKRGSAALRRTLFQIMDALIKNMPQDDPVYQFLDKKRAQGKPYYVYMTAGANKFLRIYYGRVKEYLLSLPDSE
- a CDS encoding reverse transcriptase domain-containing protein, yielding MKEYAEKGYRYAVSLDLSKYFDTLNHERLLNLLRKDIDDERVIQIIKRYLKSGVMVNGVVMETEEGSPQGGNLSPLLANIYLDEFDKEFEKRGVPCVRYADDIVLLSRSERAAKRLLETSTSYLEGKLKLTVNKEKSKVTSVFAIRNFKYLGFARGRNGSGIYVRVHAKSWRKMKAKLKDLSSRRWVQSVIPALHRIKVYMRGWLNYYGIAAMKNSIGKLNGWLYHRIRMCIWKMWKRPRSKMKYLMRLGIPKYYAYMTANSRRGYWFTSATSTVNRALSKEILVHIGFYDLSEAYQRMHINY